The genomic segment TGCACGGCCGCTAATGTGCCGGGACTTGGCGCATGAAGAAGCTGGTCATCTGGCTCGTTGTCCTCGCAGCCCTTGGCGGCGGCGGCTGGTGGGCTTACCAAAAGTATCCGGACACGTTCGCCTTCCTCAAGCCCGCGCAGCCGCAGGCGAAGAAATCCGGCCGGCCCACGACGGCGACCGCCACGTCCCGCGACATCAGTTTCGCCGTCTTCGCCGCCGGTGACATCGGCCCCGCGGATCAGGTTTCCGTCCGCCCCGAAGTCAGCGGCAAGATCGCCGTCCTCGCCGTGGACATCGGTGACAAGGTGAAGAAAGGCGACGTGCTGTTCTCGCTCGACGACTCCGATTTGCAGATCGAGCGCAGCCAGCGGCTGACGGAGATCGAGGCGGCCAAACTTCAGATCGAAGGCGCGCGCCTGACCGTCGAGAAACTGCAACTCAACTACAACCGCACGGAGCAAATCTTCCAGAACAAGGCGCCGCTGGAGCGCAGCCAGCGCCAGACGGAGATTGACGCCGCCAAGCTGCAGATCGAAAGCGCTCGGCTCACCCTCGAGAAGAGCCAGATCAACTTCGACCGCACCAAACGCCTCTACGAGGACAAACTGCTCTCCAAGGAAGTCTTCGAAAACGCCCAGGCCGAGCTCGACCAGGCCCGCAACAACCACGCGCTCGCCAGCAACAGCCACCAGAAACTCCTCACCCACGAAGTGCTCGAGAACGCCAAGGCCGAGCTCGACCTCGCCAAGAACAACCACGCCCTCGCCCGCAACAACCACGAGCGCTCCCTCAAGGCGCTGCAACTCGTCGAGGACAAGATTTCCAAGACCAAGATTCTCGCGCCGTTCGACTGCACCGTGCTCACGCGGCCTGTCTCCGTGGGGCAGGCCGTGAGCGGTTCGAGCGGCGTCAACAGCGGCACCGAGGTCCTCACCATCGCCAACCTCGCCGACATGGTCATCACCGCGCACATTAATCAGGCTGACGTGACACGCCTCAAAGTCGGGCAGAAGGTGGACGTCGAGGTCGAAGCCGTCGCGGGCCTCAAGCTCACCGGCACGGTGGATCGCATCGCCCCGCAGGCGACGATCCGCAATTCCATCAAGGGCTACACGACGCGCATCCTGTTGCGCAACGCCGACACCGCCGTGCGGCCCGGCATGACCGCAAACCTTGCCATTCCGCTCGCCAGCGCGGAAAACGTCATCGCCGTCCCTCTCGCCGCCGTCTTCAGCGAGAAGGGCGACCGGTTTGTTTACGTGAAGAAGGACGAGAAGTTCATCCGCCAGCCGATCCGCATTGGCGTGTCCGATTACGACTACTGCGAAGTCCAAACCGGCCTCGAAGGCGGCGAAACCGTGTCGCTCATCCAACCCGCCGACGATGTCGGCATCGTCTCCGCCGCGTTTCAGGGTGGCAAAGGCGCCAAGGGCGGCAAAGGCGCCAAGATGGGCGCCAAGGGCGGCTACAAAGGCGGTGGTGAAGGCACTGGCGCGACCGGCACGAGCGGCGGGGGCAAGGGCGGTGGCGAAGGCGGCACGGGTGGCGGCGCGAGTGGCGGCAAAGGCGGACGCCCCGGCGGCGGCAAAGGCGGCACCGGCGGAGGCAAGCCGGTGGAAGGCGGTTCGAAGTCCAACGGCACGGGTCCGTAGTCCGCCTCGCGCCACGAGCCATGGCCCTCATCGAAGTCCGCAACGTCAGCAAGCTCTACCACCTCGGCGGCGAGGAAATCCGGGCGCTCGACGACGTCTCGCTCGACATCGACGGCGGCGAGTTCATCTCCATCATCGGACCCTCCGGCAGCGGCAAGTCCACGCTCATGCACATCCTCGGCTGCCTCGACACGCCGACCAAGGGCACCGTGAGCCTCGACGGCGAGATGATCCACTCCCTGTCCAGCCGCCAGCTCGCCACCGTCCGCAACCGCAAGATCGGGTTCGTCTTCCAGTTCTTCAACCTCCTGCCCAAGCTCAACGTCCTCCAAAACGTCGAGCTCCCGATGATCTACGCCGATGTCTCCTCGCGCGAGCGACGCGACCGCGCCATGCGCGCGCTCGAGATGGTGGACATGCAGAACCGCGCGAAGCACCGGCCGCTCCAGCTTTCCGGCGGACAACAACAGCGCGCCGCCATCGCCCGCGCGCTCGTGAACGACCCGAAGATCGTCTTCGCCGACGAGCCCACGGGAAACCTCGACTCGCATACCGGCGAAACCATCCTCCACCTGTTCCACGAACTCAGCAAAAAGGGCCGCACCATCGCCCTCGTGACCCACGACCCCGAGATCGCCGCCGTCACGCCACGCCGCATCGAGATTCGCGACGGCAAGATCGCCCGCAATGTGGACGCCAAGCTCGGCGGGCAGGCCGACGCCCCGAAGTTCGCCCTGCCCACGAACTGACCGCCCGCCGTTCGCCCGAACCACGCCGTCACGCCTTCGACCAACATCCGCTCGATCGTCTCTCTAATCTTGGGATTGACGACCGCGACAGCCTGGTCCGCCGTCATGAACTTGCCGTTGAGGTAGAGGGATTGAATGCTCATTTGCTGCTAGTGGTTGGGGCGAGCACAGGTTGTGGCGATGAGGCAGTGTCCGCATCGAAGATGTGAATGAACCGACGCGCACTTTTGCGGATGCTTTCGTCACTAAGATTCGTCAACGAAACGACAGACGGAACAGCAGTTCGAGCGTTAGTGCCAAAGGAGCGCAAAGTGGCAAGGGCCGAAACAGCGACCATTGAATCAATATCTTTGACTGTGATTGAGACAAATTACCAAGAGAGGAATGGCATTCGATGCTGGCCCGCCGATGAACATCACACTCCGTGCAGAAAGACAACGCCACTCGGCTCTCGTAGTTCCCACTTCCCATCTGTTTCCGAAGCACTCGCGAAGCCACTCAATCGTTGGGTCGACTAGATTCGAGTCCTCGGATTTGAGTTTGTCCAAGAGCCAAGGAACGGCTTGTCCCCCATCGCTTGCAGTGCGTCGCCCGTCTCACCATGGAACTGCAAGCTTCCGAACTCGCCCGTGCGATGGACCCAGTATCGAAGCGGCTTACCCTCGTGGTGAGGCTCGAACGGCCGGAAGGCGAGATTAACGAGGCAAAGAACCACGCTGAGTCCAAGTGTAGAAAGGACGATTCGCTCGAGTCGCGGCATTTGCATCGTTCGCACTATGGGACTTTTACCACACTCTTGTTTTTGATGCTCTCCTCCGCCGCGATGCAGAGGCGCGTGGCATCCACGCAATCGGCCACGGTCGTGAGCGGGCGTCTGCCATCAAGCACGGCGTCGAGGAAGGCCGCGTGCATTTCGTCGAAGCCGAGGTGGTTGCCCCACCCTTCGCCGCGCCTGCTCTCGACGCGGTGGATGATGGGTTCCTTCTGCTTCGCGCCGAGTTTCCACTGAAGGATTTCAAGAGTGCCGTCGGTTGCGGGTTCAGCCGAGAAACACCCCTCACTCTTCCCTCTCCCCTCATCGGATGGGGGGAGAGGGTGGCCGGAGGCTGGGTGAGAGGTGGCGGCACGCTGGCGCGGGGCTCGGATGCGCGTCTGGAGCGAGCCGGCTTCGCCGACGATTCCCATTTCGAGTTCCTCGTCCGGGAAGTCTCGGCCGAAGAGGCAGATTTGCAGCGAGCCGAGCACGCCGTTGTCGTATTCGTAGCTCACGGTTGCGTGGTCGTTGACCTGGTGCGCCGGCTCGACGATGCGCATGACGGCGCTGCGCCCGAACGCCGAGACGCGCGCGGGCTTGCCACCGCACCACCAGTTCATCAGGTCGAACTGGTGGCAGTTCTTGTCCACGAGCATCCCGCCGGAGCGGCGGATGTCCTGAATCCACTGGCCGGACTTGGGCTGGAACGGCCCGCGGAACTCGCGCGTCCAGGTCATGCGCGGCCGGCCGATTTCGCCGGCGTCCACAAGCGCCTTGATGCGCTGGAAGTAGGGCGAGTAGCGCAACTCGTGGCCGATCATCACCACGCGGTCCGTGTGGCCCGCGGCGTCGAGCAACTGCGCGCACTCGTCCTGCGAAATGCCGCAGGGCTTTTCGAGAAAGAGATGTTTGCCCGCGCGAAGTGTTTCGATCGCAAGCGGGACGTGCGTGAAGTTGGGCGTGGAAATGGCGACGGCGTCCACGAGGGGCGAATGGATCAGCTCGCGTTCGTCGGAGAAGACTTTCGCATCCGGCGCAACGGCGAGGGCGCGCTTGAGGTTGGCTTCGTTGCGTCCGCAAAGGGCGGCGCAGGTCGAGCGTGCGGCGAGTTTCACGTGCCATTGCTGCACGTGGCTGATGCCCATGCTGCCGATGCCGAGGAAGCCAAGGCGGAGTTTCATTCCAACCACGAAGGCGCGACGGCACGAAGGATTGCACTGAAGGCCGTCGGTTCAGGCCCGACCATTCGCCTCGTTCCGGGCTTTGTGTCCTTGGTGTCTTTGGGGTTCATCCCTTGGCCGTCGCTTTCGCCCAGTCCTTGAGAAAGATGTCGAGGCCGATGTCGGTGAGCGGGTGGTCGTAGAGCAACTTGAGGGTGTCGAAGAACATCGTGCAGACGTCCGAGCCGGCGAGCGCGGCTTGCAGGACGTGCTCGGGATGCCGCACCGCCGCGGTGAGGATCTGCGTCTGGAAGCCGTAGTTGTCGTAGATGGTGCGAATCTGGCGGACGAGGTCCATGCCCGTGTGGCCCACGGCGTCGAGGCGGCCGACGAAGGGGCTGATGTAGGTCGCGCCGACCTTCGCGGCGAGCAACGCCTGCAACGGGGAGAAGTTCAGCGTCACGTTCGTCTTGATGCCTTCGCTGGAGAGCGCCTTCACGGCCTTCAAGCCTTCGCGGATGACGGGCACTTTCACGACGACGTTGGGGCCGAGCTTCGCGAGCGCACGGCCCTCGGACACGATGGCCGGCGCCTCGGTGGCGATGGTTTCGAGCGAGACGGGCCCGTCCACGAGGGCGAGGATTTCGCGATAGACGTCGTCCGGGTTGCGGCCGGTCTTCATGACGTGCGTGGGATTGGTGGTCACGCCGTCAATGATGCCCCAGCTCCAAGCCTCGCGGATTTGTGCGACGTCGGCGGTGTCGATGAACAGTTTCATGGGTCAATCGCCCGGGCCGCGCCGGTTCAAATCGCGTAGCCGTCCGGGTCCACCGAGGCGGATTTCATCCGGCGCACTTCGACCTCGATGGGCTGGACGTGCGTGATGACGTAGTTGCCACGGTGGGCGTCGCGGGTCATCGGCTGGACGCGCCCACGGGCGTCGGTGGCGCGGGCCATGAGCACGCAACCGCCGGGCTTCGACGGGGTGCGCCAGTGGAATTCCCACAGCCGCCACGCGTGGCGGACGGGTTCGCCGAGAAGCTGTGCCTCGCGCCACGAGCGGCCGCCGTTGGTGCTGACTTCGACGCGCGTGATGAGCGAGTTGCCCGTCCACGCCGCGCCATGAATGCGATACACCGAGTCGGCCGGGATGACTTCGTGCAGTGTCGGCCGGGCGATTTGTGCCTTCACTTCGACCTCGCCGACGGGCAGGAGCTGCGCGGGCAATCCGTCACGCTGGTCCCAATACGTGTAGTCCGAGCCTTCGAAATAGCCGCGGAAGATGCGGTCGGTGACGATGATGCGGGTGAGCCACTTGACCGACGCCATGCCATACCAGTCCGGCACGACCGCGCGCAGCGGAAACCCGTGCGCGACCGAGAGCGGTTCGCCGTTCATGTGCGTGGCGAGGAGGACGTCGGGGTCGAGCGCCTTCGCGAGCGGGAGCCCGCGCGCGTAGTGGATTTTCCCCGGCGAGACCGGCTCCTTCTTGATTTCGCCGGTGTCGGCGCCCTCGAGGACGATCTCAACGACGCCGGGTTTCATGCCTGCGCGTTCGAGCACGGCGGCGAGCGGGACGCCCGACCAATGCGCGTTGCCGACGGCACCGAGTTCCCATTGCAGACCGCTGACTTTCGGATGGAGAAAGATGCGGCTGTTGCCCGCGCATTCGAGGGTGGCGGTGACGCTGTGCCGAGGAAGTTCGTGGAGGTCCCCGGCGCACAAGTCGAGCGGTCGCTCCACGAGTCCCTCGACGCGCAGGCGCCACTTGGCGCGGTCGAGTTTCGGCACGGCGAAGTGGCTGCGGACGAAGAACTGGTCGTTGGGTATGATGACGCCCGACAGCGAAGAGAACGGAAATTCGAGGTTTTCCGGGTGCTTGTCGCGGATGACGAGTCCCGGAAACGCGGCGGGCGGCGATGCGGGCACGGGAGCGGATTGGGTCGCGTTCATGCGGTGCGGCGGCTGTGTTGGAAGTGGAAACCCGCGAGTGCGGAGGGTCAAGACAATCGTCGCGTCTCGCGCGCAACCAGCCGGGTGCTTGACGCTTGCCGGGCGCGCCGTTTGAATCCGGCGGTGTTTTTCGTCACCCACCTCGAATGCGCGAATTGCGGGCAGCGCTACGAATCCACCCGCGTCCACAATCTCTGCACCGCGTGCCAGCGGCCGTTGTGGGTGCGCTACGACCTCGACGCCGTCCACGCGAACTTCACGAAGAAATCCCTCGCCGGCCGCGCGCCGACGATGTGGCGGTATCAAGAGCTTCTTCCCGTGCGCGACCCGGCGCACATCGTCTCGCTCACCGAAACAATCACGCCGATTCTCGCGACCAAGCGGCTTGGCGAGCATTTCCGGCTGAAGCAGCTCTTCATGAAGGACGAAAGCCGGCTGCCGACCGGGAGCTTCAAGGCGCGCGGCATGGCGATGGCGATCACCAAGGCGAAGGAGTTTGGCATCAAGCGCGTCGCATGCCCCACCGCGGGCAACGCCGGCGGCGCGATGGCCGCCTACGCCGCGCGGGCGGGGATGGAGGCGTATGTGTTCATGCCCGAGGACACGCCGGGCATCAACCAGAAGGAGTGCTTTCTCGCCGGCGCGAAGACGTTTCTCGTCAACGGGCTGATCACGGACTGCGGGCGCATCGTGGGCGAGGGCAAGGCGAAGATGAAGTGGTTCGACGTGAGCACGCTCAAGGAGCCGTATCGCATCGAGGGCAAGAAGACGATGGGGCTCGAACTCGCCGAGCAGTTCGAGTGGGAGCTGCCGGACGTGATCCTCTATCCGACGGGTGGCGGCACGGGCTTGATCGGCATGTGGAAGGCGTTCGCAGAACTCGAGGCGCTCGGCTGGCTCAAGTCCTCGCGCAAGCCGCGCATGATATCCTGCCAGAGCGACGGGTGCGCGCCGATCGCGGAGACGTTCAAGCGCGGCGACCGGTTCGCGAAGAAGTTCGAGAATGCCGCGACCATCGCCAGCGGCATCCGTGTGCCGGCGGCGGTCGGGGATTTCATGATCCTCGACTCGGTGCGCGAGAGTGGCGGCGTGGCCATCGCGACGCCCGAGGGGGACATTCCGAAATGGATGCGGCTCGCGGCGTCGCTCGAGGGCATCGCGCTCTGCCCCGAGACCGCGGTCTGCCTCGGCGCGCTTGAAGTGTTGCTGCGCGAGAACAAGATCAACCGGGACGAGCGCGTGCTGGTGTTCAACACGGGCGCCTCGCAGAAATATCCCGAGGCGGTGCGCGAGCAACTCGGGCGCGTGGACATCACCAAGCCGGTCGAATGGGACCAGATTTGAACCGCGAAGACACGGAGAGCACGAAGGGGAACGAGGATGCCGCGTGTCCTTCGTGCATTCGTGGTTGACCCCAATGGACATTCTCATCACCGAAGACATCCAGGCGGCGAGCCTCGACAAGCTCGCGGAGAACTTCACCGTCGTGCGCGATGGCGCGCTCTGGAAGGACGAGCCGCGCCTCACGGAAGCAATCCGCGACGCGCGCGCGATGATCATCCGCAACCAGACGCAGGTGACGGCCGGGTTGCTCGCATCCGCGCCGAAGCTCCTGTGCATCGGCCGGCACGGCGTGGGGCTCGATAACATCGACATGAAGGCTGCGTCCGCAGCGGGCGTGGTCGTCATCGCGCCGCTCGACGCGAACGCAATGAGCGTGGCCGAGCACACGTTCGCGCTGATGCTCGCGCTCGCCCGGAAGGTCGTCGCGGCCGACCGTTCCACCCGCGCGGGCGAGTGGGCCCGCCTGCGTTACACCGGAACCGAACTCGCCGGCAAGACCGTGTGCATCTGCGGCCTTGGCCGCATCGGCCGGCGCGTGGCGGTGCGCGCGAAGGCGTTCGAAATGCGCGTGGTGGTGTTCGACCCGTTCATGAAACCGGGCTCGCCGGCGCTTGCCGAGTCGGGCGCGATGCTTGCCGCCACTCTCGACGAAGCGGTGGCGCAGGCGGACTTCGTCACGACTCACTCGCCCCTCACGGCGGAGACGCGGCAGATGTTCAATGCGCGCTCATTCGCCGCGATGAAACGCGGCGCGTTCTTCGTGAACACCTCGCGCGGCGGCGTGGTGGATGAAGCCGCACTGCTCGCCGCGCTCAAGTCCGGGCATCTCGGTGGCGCGGGGCTCGACGTGCGGGAGACGGAGCCGCCCGCGAGCCGTGGCGAGTTTGAGGTGCTGGACAATGTCGTGCTCACGCCCCACATCGCATCGTTCACCACGGAAGCGCAGGACCGCACCGCCGAAGGCGTCGCGAGCGACGTCGCCCGCGTGCTGTCCGGCCAGGCTGCGGTGAATTCCGTGAACTTCGCGGCGCCGCGACGATAACTGCGCGGCCTTGCAGTGCGGGGAAAGCAACAGGCGCGGCCTGCCTGCGCAAGCCGCGCCCTTCAATCGAGCCGTGCTCGATGTCGTTATCCGAGGAAGGCGTTCACCTGGTCCCAGTCCACGCTGTTCATGAACTCGTCAATGTAGGCGCCGCGCGCGGTGAAGAAGTCGGCGTAGTAGGCGTGCTCGTAGGTGTCCAGCGCGAGCACGGGCTTCACGCCCCAGATGGGGAAGGTGTTCTGCGCATCGCCGATGTAGTTGAAGAGCAGTCCGGTCGTCGGGTCGTAGCCGGTCCAAGCCCAGCCGCGCGCGGCGATGCCGGTGGCCTTGAGGTCCCTTTTGTAGGCGTCGAAGGAGCCGAAGGACTTGTTGATCAGGTCGCCGACCTTGCCGGTGGCGGGACCGCCCTTGCCGCCGAGCACGGAGAAGTAAATCTCGTGGTTGATGATGCCGCCGAGCGCAAAGGTCAGGTCCACCTTGAGTGAGCGCAGGGTGGAGAAAATCTGATTTGCGTGCGCAGGATTCGCAGGGTCGAGGGTCTTGGCAAGTTCCTCGAGCTCCTTGAGGATGGCGTTGGTCTTGTTGACGTAGCCCGTGTAGAGCTTGAGGTGTTCCTCGTGCGTCTTGTCCGAGATTTTTCCGGTCTTGCCCTTGACCTTGGCGAGCAAGGCTTCCTGCCTGTTGGGATATTGGTATGCCATAATGGTCGCGATTTCAGTTGGATGATCCCGGAACCAACGGCTCCGGAAAACGTAGGTGGACTATAAAAACGAAGCGCGGCGGCGCAAGCGGTTAATTGGCCGGACTGGCCGGCTCACCCCGCCGCCATCAGCGCGCCGAAGCGCAGGCCGCGGGTGCTCACCCGAAGGTCCGGGATTTCAAAGCACTCCATCACGCCTTCGTAAATGGCGGCGCCAAAGAGGATCACGTCGGCGCGCTTCGGAGGCAGCCCGGGCAGCTCTTTCCGCGCGGCGAGTGGGAGCGCCCAAAGGCGGTTCGTCCAGTCCGTCACCCGGTCGCGGGAGAGGCGAAGCGCCTCGATTCGGGCGCGGTCGAAGTCGGTCATCCGGTGCTCCATGCGTGCGAGGATGGTGGTCGCCCCACCGGTGCCGACGAGGGACAGCGTCCCGTCGCGGCGGGCGGCGGCGAGCGCGGGCTCGAGTTGAAGCCGGACTTCGCGATCGAGAAAACTCCGAACGTGACGCCGGCAGGCGGCGAGCTCGGCGGCGCAGGGCGGATCGCCGATGGGAAATTGCTCAAGCAAGCGGACCGATCCCAGCTCAAAGCTCCTCGCGAAGCGGCGGTCCTCGCCACGGCCCACGATGAACTCGGTGCTGCCGCCGCCGACGTCGAGGATGAGCAGCGGTGAATCGCGCAGAGCCGGGTCGCTGGTGACGCCGCGGAACGCGAAGTCCGCCTCCTGTTCGCCGGTGATGACTTCGAGCGGCAGATTCGAGGCGTTGCGGAGGGCGGCGGCGAGCTCGGTTGCGTTCAGCGCGTCACGCGCGGCGCTCGTGCCGAGCACGCGTGGCGGGGTCGAGCCGAGTGCCATGGCTTCCGCAGAAAATCCAGCCACGGCGCGCGCCGTGTGTGCGATGGCATCGGGCTGAAGCAGGCGCGTCTTGTAAAACCCGCGGCCGAGCCGGGTCTGTTCGCTCTTTTCGAGGACGGGCTGGACCACGGCCGTGCCGACGTCCGCGACGAGGAGCTTCACGGAGTTTGTCCCGACGTCGATGACGGCGCGGCGCCGGAACGGCGCAGAGGGACAAATCGCGGCCTCCTCCGTGCGGGGGTGGGTGGAGTCGTAGTTCATCGCCGTTTGCTCCTCAGCCCACACGCATCACTTCTCGCCCCGCGAATCCGCGCGGCTCGCGCGGCGGGCGAGCACCGCGCCGCCGGTGATGCCGGCGTCGTCGCCGAGCTTGGTGGTGATGATCTCGATGCCCTTGTCGGTGCCGGGCAGGGCGTATTCGTGCGCTGTCTCCACGATGATGGACATCATCTCGTCGGCGAGCTGGTCCATGAGGCCGCCGCCGAGCACGACGACTTCGGGGTTGAGAAGGTTGATGATGTTGGCGACGGCGATGCCCGTGTATTCCGCGGCGTCTTCGACGAGTTTCTCGACATATTTGTCGCCGCGCTTGATGGCCTTGCGAAGGTCGCCGCTGCGCAAGTCGGCGAGATCTGGTCCGAGCATGTCGGTCAGCACGGTTTTCTGCCCGTCTTTTACCGCGTCGCGGATGCTTCTGAAGAGCGCGGTGCGGCTGGCGAGCGCTTCGAAGCAGCCTTTGTTGCCGCAGCCGCATTTGGGGCCGTTGATGTTGAGCACCATGTGTCCGATCTCGCCGGCCGTGCGGTTGAAGCCGGAGAATGGCCGTCCATCGAGAATGATCCCGCCTCCGATGCCCGTGCCGAGAAAGATGCCCACCATCGAGCGCGGTCTGGATTGCAGCTCGACTTCGAAGACACCAAGCGCGCAGAGGTTGCAGTCGTTCTCCACGAACACGGGGATGTCGAGGTGTTTCTCGATTTCCTTGCGGAGCGGCACGTCCTCCCATTTGAGATTCGGCGCGAAGATCATCCGGCCCGACTCGGGGTCCACGGCGCCGGGCGCGCCGATGCCGAGGGCCCTCACACGTTCGAACGACAGGTCGCACTCATCGACAGCCTCCCGGGCGCAGCGGGCGACACGTTCGATGACCGCGTCCGGACCGCGCTCGGGCTTGGTGCTGGCCTTTGCGCGACCGAGGCAGTTCAATTGCGCATCGAACACGGCGGCGAGAATCTTGGTCCCGCCGAGGTCCACGCCCATGAACAGGTCGCGCTTGGAGTTGGTGTCGGGCACGGGGCAGCCGGTTGGACGTTCAGCTTTTGCCGGAGAGGACTTTCTCGATGCGCTCGCGAAGCTCGGCGTTGGTTTCGTCCTGGGTGCGAGTGCCGTCGAGGATGGTGAAGCCGTAGGTGCGCTGGAGTTCGCGGAACTGCCGGGCCATGCGGGACTGGTATTCGAGGAAGCTGTCGAACATGTCGCGCGAGAGGCCCAGATCCATGCCGCTCTCCCAGTAGTCGAGCGCGTGGTTCTTCGTGAACGTGCGCTGCACCAGTTCCTGCGGGGGGACGTTCAGGTAAAAGACCGCGTCGGGAACGAGCGCGATGCCGTAGAGATTGCGAAGCCATTCGCCGTCCATGCCGCGGACCAAGTCGCGCGCCATGAGCGTGTAGATGTAGCGGTCGGCGAGCACCACGAAGCCCGCCTTGAGCGCGGGGATGATGACGTTTTCGAGCTGGTCCGCGAAGTCCGTCGCGTAGAAAAGGCTGAGCGTTGAGCGGCTGAGAATGTTGCCGTTCTGGGCGAGGTCGAGTTCCTCGCTGACGAGCGTCGAGCGCTTGAGGCCGACCTGTGAAGTGGCGTGGCCGCCGGCCTCGAGCCACTGCACCAGCCGCGCGATCTGCGTCGAGCGGCCGGAGCCGTCCGCGCCCTCGATGACGATGAGCTTGCCGGTGAGCCGGTCGAGGTCCACTGACGGCAGCCCGTGGCCATAGAA from the Verrucomicrobiota bacterium genome contains:
- a CDS encoding sulfite oxidase — its product is MNATQSAPVPASPPAAFPGLVIRDKHPENLEFPFSSLSGVIIPNDQFFVRSHFAVPKLDRAKWRLRVEGLVERPLDLCAGDLHELPRHSVTATLECAGNSRIFLHPKVSGLQWELGAVGNAHWSGVPLAAVLERAGMKPGVVEIVLEGADTGEIKKEPVSPGKIHYARGLPLAKALDPDVLLATHMNGEPLSVAHGFPLRAVVPDWYGMASVKWLTRIIVTDRIFRGYFEGSDYTYWDQRDGLPAQLLPVGEVEVKAQIARPTLHEVIPADSVYRIHGAAWTGNSLITRVEVSTNGGRSWREAQLLGEPVRHAWRLWEFHWRTPSKPGGCVLMARATDARGRVQPMTRDAHRGNYVITHVQPIEVEVRRMKSASVDPDGYAI
- a CDS encoding hydroxyacid dehydrogenase, producing MDILITEDIQAASLDKLAENFTVVRDGALWKDEPRLTEAIRDARAMIIRNQTQVTAGLLASAPKLLCIGRHGVGLDNIDMKAASAAGVVVIAPLDANAMSVAEHTFALMLALARKVVAADRSTRAGEWARLRYTGTELAGKTVCICGLGRIGRRVAVRAKAFEMRVVVFDPFMKPGSPALAESGAMLAATLDEAVAQADFVTTHSPLTAETRQMFNARSFAAMKRGAFFVNTSRGGVVDEAALLAALKSGHLGGAGLDVRETEPPASRGEFEVLDNVVLTPHIASFTTEAQDRTAEGVASDVARVLSGQAAVNSVNFAAPRR
- a CDS encoding ABC transporter ATP-binding protein, producing MALIEVRNVSKLYHLGGEEIRALDDVSLDIDGGEFISIIGPSGSGKSTLMHILGCLDTPTKGTVSLDGEMIHSLSSRQLATVRNRKIGFVFQFFNLLPKLNVLQNVELPMIYADVSSRERRDRAMRALEMVDMQNRAKHRPLQLSGGQQQRAAIARALVNDPKIVFADEPTGNLDSHTGETILHLFHELSKKGRTIALVTHDPEIAAVTPRRIEIRDGKIARNVDAKLGGQADAPKFALPTN
- the fsa gene encoding fructose-6-phosphate aldolase — its product is MKLFIDTADVAQIREAWSWGIIDGVTTNPTHVMKTGRNPDDVYREILALVDGPVSLETIATEAPAIVSEGRALAKLGPNVVVKVPVIREGLKAVKALSSEGIKTNVTLNFSPLQALLAAKVGATYISPFVGRLDAVGHTGMDLVRQIRTIYDNYGFQTQILTAAVRHPEHVLQAALAGSDVCTMFFDTLKLLYDHPLTDIGLDIFLKDWAKATAKG
- a CDS encoding threonine synthase — translated: MFFVTHLECANCGQRYESTRVHNLCTACQRPLWVRYDLDAVHANFTKKSLAGRAPTMWRYQELLPVRDPAHIVSLTETITPILATKRLGEHFRLKQLFMKDESRLPTGSFKARGMAMAITKAKEFGIKRVACPTAGNAGGAMAAYAARAGMEAYVFMPEDTPGINQKECFLAGAKTFLVNGLITDCGRIVGEGKAKMKWFDVSTLKEPYRIEGKKTMGLELAEQFEWELPDVILYPTGGGTGLIGMWKAFAELEALGWLKSSRKPRMISCQSDGCAPIAETFKRGDRFAKKFENAATIASGIRVPAAVGDFMILDSVRESGGVAIATPEGDIPKWMRLAASLEGIALCPETAVCLGALEVLLRENKINRDERVLVFNTGASQKYPEAVREQLGRVDITKPVEWDQI
- a CDS encoding efflux RND transporter periplasmic adaptor subunit — its product is MKKLVIWLVVLAALGGGGWWAYQKYPDTFAFLKPAQPQAKKSGRPTTATATSRDISFAVFAAGDIGPADQVSVRPEVSGKIAVLAVDIGDKVKKGDVLFSLDDSDLQIERSQRLTEIEAAKLQIEGARLTVEKLQLNYNRTEQIFQNKAPLERSQRQTEIDAAKLQIESARLTLEKSQINFDRTKRLYEDKLLSKEVFENAQAELDQARNNHALASNSHQKLLTHEVLENAKAELDLAKNNHALARNNHERSLKALQLVEDKISKTKILAPFDCTVLTRPVSVGQAVSGSSGVNSGTEVLTIANLADMVITAHINQADVTRLKVGQKVDVEVEAVAGLKLTGTVDRIAPQATIRNSIKGYTTRILLRNADTAVRPGMTANLAIPLASAENVIAVPLAAVFSEKGDRFVYVKKDEKFIRQPIRIGVSDYDYCEVQTGLEGGETVSLIQPADDVGIVSAAFQGGKGAKGGKGAKMGAKGGYKGGGEGTGATGTSGGGKGGGEGGTGGGASGGKGGRPGGGKGGTGGGKPVEGGSKSNGTGP
- a CDS encoding Gfo/Idh/MocA family oxidoreductase gives rise to the protein MKLRLGFLGIGSMGISHVQQWHVKLAARSTCAALCGRNEANLKRALAVAPDAKVFSDERELIHSPLVDAVAISTPNFTHVPLAIETLRAGKHLFLEKPCGISQDECAQLLDAAGHTDRVVMIGHELRYSPYFQRIKALVDAGEIGRPRMTWTREFRGPFQPKSGQWIQDIRRSGGMLVDKNCHQFDLMNWWCGGKPARVSAFGRSAVMRIVEPAHQVNDHATVSYEYDNGVLGSLQICLFGRDFPDEELEMGIVGEAGSLQTRIRAPRQRAATSHPASGHPLPPSDEGRGKSEGCFSAEPATDGTLEILQWKLGAKQKEPIIHRVESRRGEGWGNHLGFDEMHAAFLDAVLDGRRPLTTVADCVDATRLCIAAEESIKNKSVVKVP
- a CDS encoding Ppx/GppA family phosphatase; protein product: MNYDSTHPRTEEAAICPSAPFRRRAVIDVGTNSVKLLVADVGTAVVQPVLEKSEQTRLGRGFYKTRLLQPDAIAHTARAVAGFSAEAMALGSTPPRVLGTSAARDALNATELAAALRNASNLPLEVITGEQEADFAFRGVTSDPALRDSPLLILDVGGGSTEFIVGRGEDRRFARSFELGSVRLLEQFPIGDPPCAAELAACRRHVRSFLDREVRLQLEPALAAARRDGTLSLVGTGGATTILARMEHRMTDFDRARIEALRLSRDRVTDWTNRLWALPLAARKELPGLPPKRADVILFGAAIYEGVMECFEIPDLRVSTRGLRFGALMAAG
- a CDS encoding superoxide dismutase yields the protein MAYQYPNRQEALLAKVKGKTGKISDKTHEEHLKLYTGYVNKTNAILKELEELAKTLDPANPAHANQIFSTLRSLKVDLTFALGGIINHEIYFSVLGGKGGPATGKVGDLINKSFGSFDAYKRDLKATGIAARGWAWTGYDPTTGLLFNYIGDAQNTFPIWGVKPVLALDTYEHAYYADFFTARGAYIDEFMNSVDWDQVNAFLG